CCCCATCATTCGCCGCTGCGTAGTCGTCTCTCTCTCTTGCCCGCTCCACATCGCTCTTGCTCTACTCTAGATCTcgatccaccaccgccaccgccatcggCCCCATCCTCGGCTCCGGTGACCACACCGGCGCTCCTCCACTCCACCTTGCTAACCCCGTTCGGCTGTCCCCAtctcctccctcctttccctCTCCTCTCACTCTCGGTGAACCGTGAGCCATGTGAGTTCGTGTTCTTCTTCCCTACCCTACCTCGCCCACCTTGCCGTTGATTCTAATCATTGTCTCCTCCTCCCCACCTTTGGCTCTGACTTCTTCatctccggcaccgggctccggAGCGTAGGTTCATCTTGttcttccctaaccctaaccctactcTTTCTTTGGATCTGCTCGTCAGTTCTTGTTCTCTCTACTCACTCTGTCTCTGTCTTTTTAAGTTGTAGGTTTGTGCCTGACGCCGCGTCCTCCTCTGGAGTGGACATGGCCAGGCTGTCGAAGCACCCATCGAGGGGTGGTGCTGGAGCTGGATGTCGGGGTTGGGCTCAGGCTAGTGCTGGTGCTAGGCTCGCAACATGGGGGGTGGATCAGCATCCCTCCTTGTCGATGGCAAGGACCTAGCGCCGCacccagacgaggagctagaaaTCGAGAACGACGACGACTTGCATGATGACGCAGCCGGTCTGTTTGGCATCGATCTCGGTGATGGTGACGGCAACTAGCCCATCAATCTTGATGGCGACGATGGTGATGGTGGAGTTGAGGTCTCCACTAACACTCATGGAACCTCTTCCACCTCTGGTAAGAAAGTTTCTGATGTTTGGGATTACTTCCATGAGATTAAGGAGAATAAAATTCGAGTGAGGGCCATCTGTAAACACTGTGGTGCGCGTTACAGTGCTAGGTCTACTGCTAGCACTGGGCATTTGAGACGGCACATGTTTTCTTGTATGAAAAAACATAAGCATGCTAGTATGGTCCAGTCTAAACTTGCTATGAATCCTGATGGTTTGAAAAATTGGGTGTATGATCCTATGCTTGCTCGCACTGAGTTATGCCATTTGATTGCTAGGCTAGACCTTCCTTTAGGGATTGGTGAGACCCAGGCTTGGGAGGATTACATTAAGCGTGCTCACAATCCTCTGTTTCAAAAGGTTTCTAggcagaccaccactagagatgtCTAAACTGTTTGATGAACAACGTGCTATGCTTATGAAATCTTTGTTGCCTGCTGCATCTTCTGTTTCTTTAACATATGATatatggtctggtaatgctaaagagGATTATATTTCTATTGTTGCTCATTATGTTAGTGCAGATTGGGAATTATAGAAAAAAGTTGTTGGTTTAAGGCTGATTGATGTTTCtcattctggtgaaaacattgctGATAGGATTGCTAGTGTGGTTGAGGAGTTTTGTTTGATTGACAAGGTTTTTTCTGTgtctctagacaatgcttctgcTAATTCTAGGGCTTTTGAGattttgcaacctatgttcttTGGCTATTTAGGTTCTTATCCTGCACCTACAAGAGATGATCCTAACAAGGTATAGTATTTGCTTGTGCATCAACGCTGTGCATGCCATATAATAAATTTGATTGTTAAATCTGGCAtgaagaggttgaaaccttataCTGAAGATTTCAGAACTGCAATAAGTTTTTTAAATTCCTCTAATAAAAGAATTGCATTGTTTAAGAACTACTGCATAGCTCAGGgtcttagacctagaaagtttgactTGGATAtagatgttagatggaattctacttaTTTGATGCTCAAACATTTGCTTCCATATAAGGAAGTCTTTCATGTGTTCATTACATCAAATTATGGTTCTACTTTGTTGACTGCACAGCATTGGTATGTTGCTGAACAAATAATGATATTCTTGGAACTCTTCTATAATTCCACTGTTGTTCTGTCTGGTGTGTATTATCCCACAACTCCACTTGTTTTACACCATATGCTTGACATGGCTGAACACTTGCAAAATGCTGAAAGAGATGCTAATTTTAGAATGATTGCtactcctatgaagcttaaattccttaaatattggAAGAAAATTCCACTCAtttattcatatgcattcattcttgatcctagagctaagatgaaagGGTTCTTTAATGTGCTTGAATTGCTTGCTAAGGCAACTGGATGCACTTATAGTGTGTACTATGCTGATGTcaaagatgaattgtataaactGTTTGCCAAGTATGAACAGAAATTTGGTGCAGTGAGGAGTCAAAGGGTTTCAGTCCCTTCAGCTCATACTGGTAAGACAAAACAGGCATGGGGAAGGATCTTTGGAGGTCCTAGTGAACCCCTGTCTCTTCcccctcatcttcatctactccatctgctgttagtgagctcaaagcttacttggacagtgaccctgtcacatgttatgaggaatcctttgacatactcctctggtggcatgaccacaagctaACCTATCTAATCCTATCGATTATGGCTCGAGATATTATGTTTGTCCCTGTGTCTACTATCTCTTCGAAGTCCTGTTTCAGCTGTACATCCAGGATACTCGAAGATCAGCGGCGGCGCTTGTTGCCTAAGCATGTTGAGATGCTCACCTACATCAAGGACTGGGAACAAGGTGCAAGAAGGGAACAACATACACCTGAGGACCTGGAACTGGAGGAGGCATTCAACAACCTCTTCCTCGATGAACAAGGCGAAGGCAGCGGCactggcagcggcagcggcgataCTGCTGTTGGTGGTggatagaagaagaagagaagatgaGAGGTAGTCACTAAACTGAAACTTCTTTACATTCAAGATTTGAAGTTCATTATGTCTAACAAAGTAACAATCTAACATTGACATTTTGCAGGTACTTTTGGACTGTGAGTTTGTGACATAGTTGAGGCAGTGAGTGAGTCAAGGATCAAGGGTGATGGATGGATGAACATGAACTTTTGTAATAGGATAGAAATAGAACTTCTTGCTACTGTGATGTGATCATGTGAACTCACTAAGTCTCACTGTGACTTTGCCACTGATGTTGGCTATTGTAATAGGATAGAACTAAGACTTTGACAATTTAGAGCTGGCtgtactctttttttctttctagggtttcttacaagggtgagttttacctagaaagatttttaatgaggcagcattgcacaaacaaCTCATTTTGATATTATGATAATATCTCTCTTATGTCTTGTTGTCTGTGAAATGGAATCTGTGAACTGTGAAAGtgaaacacttagaaaatttgatgAAAAAGAGAGGTTTTTTGGCAGCCGGGCCATgggccggcacggcccggtgAAATTGGCCGTGCTCACCGAGCGGCACGGCACGGAAAAACGGCCCGTGGGTCGTGCCTTGGGCCAGAGGCGCGGCACGAGCACGgcagcggcacggcacggccggcaCGGTGGCCTGTGCAGGCACGACGCCACAccggcacggcccgatggccaTCTATGGGGCATCGTCATAGTCTCCTATGACCTACTCCCTCTGTCTCTAAAAAAAAGAGTCATTCTTGCTTTAAAAAAATCAACAActtttaactttaaccaaatatatttaacaaaatattaatatttatgatacataattagtaccattaggtagatcattgaatatacttttataataataaatttatttgaagatataaatgttgtacgtattttctatcaatctagttaaagttaaaaaagtTTGACCAGCATAATTCTCATAATGACTCTTTTCCAGTGACGGAGGTATCACGTACTAAGTACCTGGGCCTTTTGCTGAGCTAAAGTAACCGCTGCTGCAGCCATTCCACAGTGTTCTGCTGAGTGGCTTGCAGCCATAGCTGTAGCGATATTTGCCGCTTTAGCTCAAGCAGTCAAGCGGACGGAGTCTATGTATCTAGGACCCATTTGGTTTTTGTCCTCGGCACCGTTTGCAtgttgaaaattttggcaaaattaTACGgcagcattttcgttgttatttagtaattagtgttcaatcataatttaattaggtttaaaagattcgtctcgtggatttcgtctaaactatgtaattagttttattttttatttatatttaatgcttcatgtatgcgtccaaaaattcgatgtgatagaaaatcttgaaaaatttggtgtcttggaggggaactaaacaggcccctcGTTAAGAGGCGGTTGACCGAAAGCAATTCTAACTACGAGGCGTTTAGATTGCTGCCATCCCTAGCTCAAGCAACCGAGTTCAGACCCAACCGTTTGATTTTGGATGCTTAGGATTCGGTAATTGCTATACGTAGAGTTTGGTTGAGCCGACACAGGTAGCTGCTTCGAATCATAAGCATATATTTTAGCTTCACTGTATTCTAATTCACAGAGCACATTTAAGATTCCCGTTTTGTTGCCAAGCCAGAAAGAATtgcaaccaaacaaaaaaaactgCAAATTTTAGACTTGGTATGATGACAGTGTGGAGCACAGCCTGTATAAAACCTGGTTCCATTTCCATGTCACCATTTTGTTTCTCAACCCTGAGGGGGGTATAAGAGTGGAGgcggatggagagagagagagagagagtaattaTAGTCAAAGAAGCAAACAGAAACTACTCTCCCCATCCCAGATAGGCTTTGGTTGGATTTTATGGTATAAAGTTTAGTTGGCTAAAGTTAAGAACTACGGAGTACAACTTTAGACCATTTTAGCTCACTTGTGTGGTCTATATTTTTTTGTGGTGTTGGTTAAACTTTAGACGCAGAGCTAAAGTAACCTAAAGTTGAGTTGCTAAACTTTAGACTGAGATCCAAACAGTGCCTAAATCAACTTTAATTTGATAGTTGTATTAAGTCATTTTCTTAAAAATatgatcaaatttatagaaaagaatcAATATTTATTGCACCAAATTAGTATCGTTATATACACCATGTAGTATATTTTTATTATGTGATTATTTgttgtcataaatattgatactctgTTATATAAACCtaatcaaaataaaaaaatatcagACTTAAGATAGCTTTGAAAGTTGATTCACTGGAGAACAAAAAATGCTTATGAAAATAATTATAAGTAAAATgataaattaataaaaaaactagtTACTTACGCTATTTGCACGAACAACTCCCATTACACTTGAGAGTTagtcgcaaaaaaaaaacacttgagaGTTAATCTGTTTCTCTAAGGTGAGGACCGAGGAGAGAGGGGGGTACGCATCAGCTTCCCCGATCAGACACGAATCCCGGAACGGGTGAGTAAAAATACTAGTGGCATGGTGTACACACATCACCTTCGAATATCAGACGCTAATCCCGAGCGCTGCATGGCAGATCACCCTGCACTGCAGGCACATGCCGAGACAGACCTCGGTCCAGAAGATAAACTAACCCCAGCAGGATCGCTACCATTTGAAGGAAGCCCAACAGCTCCTTCCGTTGCTCACGCTGACGACTCACCAGCGGACCACGACATCCTCGCTTCACCTTCTCACTCTCGCGTCACGGTGGTCGGGCTCCCTCCGCCTCCATGTGATGTGATGTGACAGCGTAACGCGACGCAGCAGACTGAAGATCTCCCCCGCTCGCCGGCCTCTGTGCCCAGGCCggtgcaggaggaagaagaagccggGAAGACCCAGGCCTGACCTGACCGCCTGAGGggagaggacgacgacgacgacgatggggCTGCTGTCTCACCGGGTGGAGCGGTCGGAGATGAAGCCCGGCGACCACATCTACACCTGGCGCGCCGGCTACACCTACTCCCACCACGGTACgacgcgctcctcctcctcctcctcctctggtctCCAGTCTCTCCATCTCGCCTTCCCATTCCGGCCGCGGGGGACGCCTGAACTGCGCTCGTTCCTTTCGGTTACAGCTATGCGCGCTCATGCCGCCGTCGCGTTCGCCATTCTCGTTTTCCGGGTGGGTCGTTGGAACCCAACTCGGAAGCGAGAAAGTTTGGCGTTCGCGGAGGATTCTGGTTTCCGCGGTGGTTGGTTTGGTTCTGCACTTCCCCGGCGCGCAGGCAGAACGCTGCCAGTCAGCCCATGCGCGCGTGATTCAGTGTAGCTGCTCTGCTTTTACGTGCTCGTAGACTCAACTAGCCTGGAGTTGCATTGTTATCCGTTCGCTTGCTTAATTTGTGCAGTGGCCATCGCAAGTTACTCCTAGCAGTAACTTCTGTTCGTACGCACGCATATGAAGCCACAATGCCGTATCACCCAAAGCCCCAGTTCAATCGAATTAAGGTGTGCTCAAGGCAGCAGCACTGTAACTGGCCTGCTGCTGAATGGAGTCACAGCAACTGCTGATTCGTACTAACTGCTCAGCCGCACCTGTGTCGGTGGTACGATACGCCGCTCCGCACAGCCAGAACCCGTCCATCCAAATGTTCTCATCCAGCATCCGTACAGAAACACACTCTGCTCGTGGTCACCACTCACCAGCTCATAGCTCCGCCCTTTCTTATTTTTCGTTACAATAGCTTGGACTTGTCTTGGACTTTGGATTTCTGCAGCTGCTGCTAGCTCGTAGTAGGAGTACTAATGAACTTACTCACGGATCAGATGTGCCAGACGTCCAGTGACGATTCCAGATCACCAAAGAATCCTTATCACCATCTTTTTAGTaacttcgtcgtcgtcgtcgtcagacaTCCGGTGACCAACAAAGATACATGCTTTTCGACTTTGTTCCTTGCGATGCCTACCCTCCATGCATTTGTCTAGGCTCCAGCTGAGAGAGTTACACACacaccatgcatgcatggctcTTTTGCTTTGCATCTATCCTCACCTCACCGACCATTGATCTGCATCCGGAAGCGTAAAGGTCTCTCTTCCACATACCGTCACTCtgcgctgctactgctactgctacaggACCGACATTTTGTCCCGCGCATTATGGACGGCCTTCCCACACATCCGATCATCACTGGCATGTGTGGGGAATGGCATGCCGGCAAGCACGGGGTACTTCTCCACATGCATGGATAGTGTTTTCTTGCCCCTTTCGCACCTAGCTAGCTTGCCCGTAAATCTTTTTGATTCGGCAATAATGTCGATGATTATTTGAGATGCATCTCAACATGCGTATCATTGTCGCCTGACCATTATTAAATTAAACCATGATAATGCATTCATTAGTTTGGTGTTACTCGTGAATTGGATTATTGGATGATGGAGTTGCCATCATATTGTACGGGGCTATTCGTGCCATGTTCTGACGCGAGGTACGTGTTGCATTGCATGGATCCATCAACCATTCATCCAGGGATCTACGTCGGCGGCAGCAAGGTGGTGCACTTCACGCGGAAGAAGGAGGCGGGCACGGCCGGCCTGGACTCGGCCATCGCCGTGTCAAGCCTCCTCCTCTCGCAGGGGGGCTCCGACGAGTGCCCGACCTTCCCGGACTGCGGCTTCCAGCTCCCCGACAGCGGCGTGGTGCTGACCTGCCTCGACTGCTTCCTCCGCGGCGGCGCGCTGCACCGCTTCGAGTACGGCGTCCCCGCCGCCGCGTTCCTCGCCAAGCTCCGTGGGGGAACCTGCACCACCGCGCGCGCCGACCCCTCGGACGCCGCCGTGCGCCGCGCCATGCACCTCCTCCAGAACGGCTTCGGCGACTACGACGTGTTCGAGAACAACTGCGAGGACTTCGCGCTCTACTGCAAGACGGGGCTCCTCCCGGCCGCGGGAGGAGACGGCGACGGCGGGACCGGGACCGGGATCGGGAGGAGCGGGCAGGCCGCGTCGGCCGTCGGCGTGCCGCTGGCAGCGCTCTTCTCCACCCCGTTCAAGCTCCTGGCCGCCGGCCCGCTCGGCATGGCCGCCGTCACCGCGGGCGTGTACTGCGCCGGCAGGTACGTCACCGACATCGGGGTGAGGAAGGACGTGGtgaaggtggaggtggaggacctggCGGCGCACCTCGGCTGGCGCCGCGCCAAGGctcaggaggcggcggcggcgctcaagaagcagcagcagcctgAGAAGAAGAAGGCGGCGGCCAAGAGCTTGCTTCCCCTGAAGCGGAAACGCGAGATTTGCGTTTGATTTGGTGTGCAGATGCGAATAGATTTCGTTATTAGTTACTGCATAGAAATTAATAAGTCCGTTATAGATAGATATCGGAGCGTCTCAGCTTAATTGATCAAGTAAGTGTGCTTTGATCTATATAGTTAAGTTAGTTGAGCGTTGCTTTCACTTTGAGCTTGATCCTTTTTTCAGGAGAATTAGATTATGTTTGTTGTTCTTTGTATTCTGTATCTGATATAGCTCAAGAGTTCAGTAAATGGTTTGCCACGCTTCTTCTACAGACTGCAGTTAGCTCAAGGATCAGCGTCTACATACTACGTACATTTCTTCTTCGTAACTGCAACCAGGATATTTGTGAATCATTGTTAACTGAGCTGATCTGTGTGTCTCGTGCTGTTCCAAACCAGTAAGAGCATGCAGGAGGTCCACAAGAGGCACAAACATTGGTCCACTTCTGAATTATTCTAGACCTCATCAGAGCATGCAGTCACCATGGTGGGTATTGTCTGCTTCCATTAGTGTACCTACCTTGTCGGTACTCACTACTCAGTAGAAGATGATGCATTGTTGGTCCTCTCCCTCGCGATCACAACACACAAACGCACGTGATTGTAAAATGATAACCCGGACAGATCAGAACCCAGAATCGTTCGTCTCCACCCAGTGAAGTCGCAGGCGAAACTTCATCCAGGGc
This DNA window, taken from Miscanthus floridulus cultivar M001 chromosome 13, ASM1932011v1, whole genome shotgun sequence, encodes the following:
- the LOC136501254 gene encoding protein LEAD-SENSITIVE 1-like produces the protein MGLLSHRVERSEMKPGDHIYTWRAGYTYSHHGIYVGGSKVVHFTRKKEAGTAGLDSAIAVSSLLLSQGGSDECPTFPDCGFQLPDSGVVLTCLDCFLRGGALHRFEYGVPAAAFLAKLRGGTCTTARADPSDAAVRRAMHLLQNGFGDYDVFENNCEDFALYCKTGLLPAAGGDGDGGTGTGIGRSGQAASAVGVPLAALFSTPFKLLAAGPLGMAAVTAGVYCAGRYVTDIGVRKDVVKVEVEDLAAHLGWRRAKAQEAAAALKKQQQPEKKKAAAKSLLPLKRKREICV